In one window of Trichoderma breve strain T069 chromosome 7 map unlocalized scaffold00008, whole genome shotgun sequence DNA:
- a CDS encoding heterokaryon incompatibility protein (HET) domain-containing protein — MQDETWSFARDVSTVNGYAFSGDTLFLEISFVKEKRKPRVVIEFFTDKAHPDPTLRKVFWSRSTRNGYPISKQAIEWLSPLPDRVLSLEASTEGNITVRLTEPDKALDKYATLSHRWSLDHNFITTIENIGNRKEGILWEELPKTFQDAARFCLELNISYLWIDALCIIQDDPMDWELQSAKMADIYHQSCLTLAATWSNSNSTGCFPAQADEYAEHSLEVTNSAQDNFSLKVRPWVFQERVLSPRVLHFCLREMIWECCEHTICECGGESESSSREDAWHGLVEHYSKLKLTKQTDRLPALSGLAHRMAPFLGDYHAGLWKSSLFLDLAWAADKPSSHLNRSREYIGPSWSWVSTHVLKAKGKNYYGEVSSATLVVSGLLRSATLGFLKRLRAKYRP, encoded by the exons ATGCAAGATGAAACTTGGTCATTTGCGAGGGATGTCTCTACTGTCAATGGCTATGCCTTCTCCGGCGATACACTCTTCTTAGAAATCTCCTTCGTTAAGGAAAAGCGAAAGCCAAGAGTCGTGATAGAGTTTTTCACTGACAAAGCTC ACCCGGATCCGACGCTACGGAAAGTATTCTGGTCAAGATCGACCCGCAATGGCTACCCCATATCTAAACAAGCAATAGAGTGG CTCTCTCCTTTGCCAGACAGGGTTCTCTCACTTGAAGCTTCTACTGAAGGCAACATCACGGTCAGGCTCACCGAACCAGACAAAGCTCTAGACAAATACGCTACTTTGAGTCACCGTTGGAGCTTGGATCACAATTTTATCACCACCATCGAGAATATTGGCAACAGAAAAGAGGGAATACTGTGGGAAGAGCTTCCCAAAACGTTCCAGGACGCCGCTCGGTTCTGCTTGGAGCTCAACATTTCCTACCTCTGGATTGACGCGCTTTGTATTATTCAAGACGACCCAATGGATTGGGAGCTTCAATCCGCAAAAATGGCCGACATTTACCATCAATCATGTCTCACACTGGCTGCAACTTGGTCTAATTCCAACTCGACTGGATGCTTCCCAGCCCAGGCAGATGAATACGCTGAGCACTCATTGGAAGTCACAAATTCGGCTCAAGACAACTTCAGTCTCAAAGTTCGTC CCTGGGTATTCCAGGAGCGAGTACTGTCGCCCAGAGTCCTTCATTTCTGCCTACGGGAGATGATTTGGGAGTGTTGTGAACACACAATTTGCGAATGCGGAGG CGAAAGTGAGAGCTCAAGCAGAGAGGACGCT TGGCATGGTCTCGTCGAGCACTACTCCAAGCTAAAATTGACGAAACAGACGGATCGCCTTCCAGCGCTATCAGGTCTTGCACATCGCATGGCTCCTTTCCTTGGCGATTATCACGCGGGGCTATGGAAGTCATCCCTATTTCTCGATCTTGCTTGGGCTGCCGATAAACCTTCAAGTCATCTAAATCGCTCTCGGGAATATATTGGCCCTTCCTGGTCATGGGTGTCT ACCCACGTTC TCAAAGCCAAAGGGAAGAACTATTATGGCGAGGTTTCATCCGCCACCTTGGTTGTTTCAGGTCTTTTACGCTCAGCCACCTTG GGCTTTCTGAAGCGTCTTCGTGCAAAGTACCGTCCGTAA
- a CDS encoding acyltransferase family domain-containing protein has translation MSRAVWLDGLRGIAAAIVATDHYFMGAVLHAGFRSFWADPPEENRKLMQLPPFRLIFAAHAMVPLFFVISGYAISINLIRLRTANNSEGFLRRLSSAATRRGLRIYLPVFCITVISQILFFLNLFSWVPGDDIVWGRKPWTAPWFHVTFVLWTMALEFRGSCVVYLALLGLAFWQPRPRLWLLVASMAYWFYFGYWDVVGFLAGYWLAELHVLSELQTVSTEAEYLFWLKPYIPVQARSVNFTAVRTWVMFVVGIWFLCLSDDGALPPGYQFLQIAESSRWDGNWGTIDKTWKTVGSVLVVSAISATEVLQRPLNSKFVQYLGRISFSLYLVHQSIYHLFSDPVRNMLWFIATGGTESEVGASENKFAGAVCWIGGYIILSTINLYAANLYTRFVDERCINIAKRFDQWVS, from the exons ATGAGCCGAGCTGTTTGGCTCGATGGCCTCCGGGGCATCGCGGCGGCCATTGTGGCGACTGACCACTATTTCATGGGCGCCGTGTTGCACGCCGGCTTCAGGTCCTTCTGGGCGGATCCGCCCGAGGAGAATCGTAAACTCATGCAACTGCCTCCCTTTCGCCTGATCTTCGCTGCGCACGCTATGGTGCCCTTGTTCTTTGTCATTTCAGGTTACGCCATCTCGATCAACCTCATCCGACTAAGGACCGCCAATAACAGTGAGGGCTTCCTTCGCCGGCTGTCTTCGGCGGCCACGCGCCGCGGCTTGCGCATTTATCTCCCCGTGTTCTGCATCACCGTCATTTCGCagatcctcttctttctcaatcTCTTTTCATGGGTACCTGGAGATGACATTGTATGGGGCCGAAAGCCTTGGACTGCACCATGGTTCCATGTTACCTTTGTC CTTTGGACTATGGCTCTCGAATTCCGCGGGTCTTGCGTTGTCTACCTCGCTCTCCTGGGTCTGGCATTTTGGCAGCCGAGGCCTCGACTTTGGCTGCTTGTAGCTTCGATGGCTTACTGGTTCTACTTTGGGTATTGGGACGTGGTGGGATTTCTGGCGGGGTACTGGTTGGCTGAGCTGCACGTCTTGTCCGAGTTGCAGACTGTCAGCACCGAGGCAGAATACCTATTCTGGCTCAAACCATATATCCCCGTTCAGGCGCGATCTGTCAACTTCACCGCCGTCCGAACGTGGGTCATGTTTGTCGTCGGCATCTGGTTTCTCTGCTTGAGCGACGACGGTGCTCTCCCGCCGGGATATCAGTTCTTACAAATTGCCGAATCCTCGCGATGGGATGGAAATTGGGGGACCATTGACAAGACGTGGAAGACAGTTGGCTCCGTGCTGGTTGTCTCTGCAATCAGCGCCACAGAAGTACTTCAACGGCCCCTCAACTCCAAGTTCGTACAGTATTTGGGGAGGATCTCTTTCTCCTTGTACCTCGTACATCAATCCATTTACCACTTGTTCAGCGACCCTGTCAGGAATATGCTTTGGTTCATAGCCACAGGGGGAACGGAATCCGAGGTTGGCGCGAGTGAAAACAAATTTGCAGGCGCAGTCTGTTGGATTGGGGGCTACATCATCCTCTCAACAATCAACTTGTATGCGGCAAACTTATACACGAGATTCGTCGACGAGCGATGCATAAATATTGCAAAACGTTTCGACCAATGGGTCTCCTAG
- a CDS encoding fungal specific transcription factor domain-containing protein has translation MRDTKGQSMYYGDCAALSFLQNIQELIQGEQELADAAKELSSLSVVEEVPSTDGESVLAYDNANLGDLEALVQAFFTSTCGILDIMDRSYIENLLSCWINGNISVTSSSAAILYLVLASASQIRSNSAQDHHRSQSFFYHGRRIALLELTEYPSMETTQAFMLISLYMLGSCRRDGAHLNLGIAISAAKALGYHRTEATFTQCEENKQLSQNRKRIWRTLCYHDLFFCAMMGRAPLAAAMDSAEEEDNRQPDPKHPDKCQQLGMYESARAFSILKQTVLEIYTKHSAPLERLQRLSRQLREMGTALPFELRSISPAAFPEHKCPKTRQLIIRNATVACNYYFSMMLLTRPFLIACLRAKYNKTPKSTQSPESNDDSQESSEVDKNVKHGAMTSFDTALKTIQLLHELYVNGVLFNNMPLVVAWTFVSALTVCAAYFGRLGDARECELVIYRANQILQHFMPYSPQAKQYDLILKKLSRVALSCISGSGDQPYDNSNLFWSDLFRLTPAHLHKLKEEETDSTLDISELFGLGIPEGDACSLSERFGASLETAQTDTSMSDIFHFPDGAYKDFSNYMLMTDDFLSEQQDFFLNI, from the exons ATGCGCGATACAAAAGGACAGTCAA TGTACTATGGAGATTGCGCGGCGCTCTCTTTCCTCCAAAACATACAAGAACTCATACAGGGCGAACAAGAACTCGCCGATGCAGCCAAAGAGCTCTCATCGCTCTCAGTAGTAGAAGAAGTTCCCTCGACGGATGGTGAAAGTGTGTTGGCCTATGATAATGCGAATCTTGGCGACCTGGAAGCTTTGGTTCAGGCATTCTTCACATCG ACGTGTGGTATCCTCGATATTATGGACCGATCTTATATAGAGAACCTGCTCAGCTGCTGGATTAATGGGAATATTTCCGTCACAAGTAGCAGCGCTGCTATATTGTATCTCGTACTTGCTTCCGCTTCTCAAATACGAAGCAACTCTGCGCAAGATCACCACCGCTCTCAGTCATTCTTTTATCACGGCCGACGAATTGCACTTCTAGAACTGACAGAGTACCCTAGTATGGAAACAACACAGGCATTTATGTTGATAAGTTTATACATGCTTGGCAGCTGTCGACGAGATGGAGCGCACTTGAATCTGGGCATTGCAATCAGCGCGGCAAAAGCACTCGGGTATCATAGAACTGAAGCTACTTTTACCCAGTGCGAAGAGAACAAGCAATTGAG CCAAAATAGGAAGCGGATATGGCGCACCTTGTGCTATCACGATTTATTCTTCTGCGCCATGATGGGGAGAGCTCCATTGGCCGCTGCGATGGATTccgccgaagaagaagacaaccGGCAACCCGACCCAAAACATCCCGATAAATGCCAACAGCTTGGCATGTACGAATCAGCACGAGCCTTTTCGATTTTAAAACAAACCGTCCTCGAGATATACACAAAACACTCTGCGCCGCTGGAGCGACTCCAACGACTCTCTCGACAGCTTCGCGAAATGGGAACAGCGCTCCCTTTTGAACTTCGCAGTATCAGCCCCGCAGCATTTCCAGAGCATAAATGTCCTAAGACGAGACAGCTCATCATACGGAACGCTACTGTTGCCTGCAACTATTATTTCAGCATGATGCTTTTGACGAGGCCATTTCTCATCGCTTGTCTTAGGGCGAAGTacaacaaaacaccaaaatcGACTCAAAGCCCTGAGTCGAATGACGACTCTCAAGAATCTTCAGAGGTTGACAAGAATGTCAAGCATGGTGCTATGACTTCGTTTGATACAGCTCTAAAGACAATCCAGCTGCTACATGAGTTGTATGTCAATGGAGTATTGTTTAACAATATGCCACTTGTTGT GGCATGGACTTTTGTTTCGGCCTTGACCGTTTGTGCCGCCTACTTCGGACGACTAGGCGACGCCCGAGAATGCGAACTCGTCATCTACAGAGCGAATCAGATACTGCAGCATTTCATGCCATACAGTCCCCAAGCGAAGCAGTACGACCTTATTTTGAAGAAGCTATCCCGAGTTGCACTGAGCTGTATAAGCGGCTCTGGAGACCAGCCCTACGACAACAGCAACTTGTTCTGGTCCGACTTATTCAGACTGACTCCAGCGCATCTACATAAGctgaaggaagaggagactGATTCAACTTTGGATATCAGTGAATTGTTTGGATTGGGCATACCAGAAGGAGATGCCTGCTCTCTGTCGGAAAGGTTTGGAGCATCACTGGAAACTGCCCAGACGGACACGAGTATGAGTGATATTTTTCACTTTCCGGATGGGGCGTATAAGGACTTCTCTAATTACATGTTGATGACTGACGATTTTCTTTCTGAGCAGCAAGATTTCTTCTTGAACATCTGA
- a CDS encoding tetratricopeptide repeat domain-containing protein, with product MDEDCIESGEPIYELASECEKLFAEQISRLKDEANLNGAKVVGEYQQRFSAWAAFLGVFAVPEMCLDRRLQRHADIQDLALRLLDIMKRNLTYLFEPENASDGEDIEVSDSDGASSPQPQLQISIESLRGIEGAIERLHHLGGTIQSSSEASQATKLGKFAAKFDSTSFEGVARLAITSFYPDASPSLIEQLARAMTDMYQKFHYRRSRQVRLQPRPQLQLSTINEESAPQIKAATWEADPPPVAAPPTPVNDIYKRLVRPIVMSHLGARSHQSKESKPTSLDSQEFKRRFSQRKDGSVKSKTKSVAANLVAYPQPSEASLVCDWCFSPLSEDEFKGDKWKKHLNEDFKPFLCLSEKCSEPLKRFATSRAWFSHMLETHGQNWHREVHLPAWWSCPLCNNQETTYPKSQDLSEHISRLHSDVFTEQQIQIIVHQSRLRAPRPQDTCPLCCLSMNDEQNTDRDSQPSKETLLKVPNKGEQLTESSKRIKTETGSVQLDQHSDTDTGSSEQETPNPQIPVSQSQGQLNIETIARHVAAHLQGIMLFSLRIISLDAVVDKSTDDKVLAGNTDNDLSRLGSKQQLSLPETQGILESINDLLVETEVMDVDNSLVEDTIPDCELDMNWQDFIPNSEPPPEADAFLQQVIDSGAFQAKNQSLALETIANNASDKQPIIARPRTPPATIIIFPFRHDPDFTGHDILLHDLVHACSSPPARLALVGIGGIGKTQLAIELAYRLVASAKMSVFWVNAESQSSINESFRTIASNLSSWRPESTAASIQISHRWLSEERNGRWILFLDGANDHSIFQDELYLPKSRNGTIVVTTRRRDVAYGLTGNQQDVIEIGPISVSNAVSLLETKLRRTMKEPVPRIDAASGLVKSLSMIPLAICRVAKYVQYASAEPLNVQNVPAGRLTDDEYPVSITRYLNDEGNPLGYQLVKASHDDLRPRRNQIDHTKFISRNILAKPFTKSSNLGDSSPSTVDLDEEDVPDDPFMYEGDRDDRIVDHGGWERVDHHGDWAKVSSDEDMPELSEEQRTARETAEEKEERKAALLNTEKQLIQLRDSEEAKIKLLELEYLSPDRSGQIHKSLFKTFKLSLDAIRSQSSSATDLLSLMSFFDRRGIPKWLLRPFVGDHSVQLTDDLEILLNHCLITANGTKQVFEMHGLIQLSVKKNLDASQLQIFEQQFIRRLAMAFPRSIYSSWATCEELFAHVQAAANYQPVHRLLEDFANLLHNGGRFARLQGRYEIAMQLAEQALIARQKADKDDTKTLTLIALILMDQGQYDRAEELFNQAVDASGKRSSSILHRTEMILDNNLALVYKAKGRWKKAMDTQVRVVPYRERILGPDHPRTLTSKSNLASIYRAQGRYTDAETTQKEVVDSYRNKFGPDHHLTLTSLNNLGSIYRLQGKLGEAETLQAQALVSLRMKLGGEHPDTLTCMNSLASTYRLQGRLYEAQSLQEEALEMRGNILGPDHPYTLASMNNLALIYCAQGKHQVAAKLQSEVVEICKTKLGPEHPHTLTSLNNIALIWKSQGRDADGRWKMDECAEARLRVLGQNHPYTISSREAAESWWSSSRHAKFPDIS from the exons ATGGATGAAGACTGTATTGAGTCAGGCGAGCCAATCTATGAGCTCGCGAGCGAATGCGAGAAGCTATTCGCCGAACAAATCTCGAGGCTAAAAGACGAAGCCAACCTTAATGGAGCAAAGGTTGTTGGGGAATACCAACAACGATTTTCAGCATGGGCGGCCTTCTTAGGCGTGTTCGCCGTTCCCGAAATGTGCCTTGATCGTAGGCTACAGAGGCATGCCGATATACAAGATCTGGCTCTTCGTTTGCTAGATATTATGAAGAGAAATTTGACCTATC TTTTCGAACCTGAGAATGCTTCTGATGGAGAGGATATTGAGGTCTCCGATTCAGACGGAGCTTCAtcgcctcagcctcaactcCAAATCAGCATAGAAAGTCTAAGAGGTATCGAGGGGGCCATCGAACGACTCCATCATCTTGGAGGGACCAttcaatcatcatcagaaGCAAGCCAGGCAACTAAATTGGGAAAATTCGCGGCAAAATTTGACTCTACCTCATTCGAAGGAGTCGCGCGCCTAGCCATCACTTCATTCTATCCGGACGCAAGTCCATCTCTGATCGAGCAACTCGCGCGCGCAATGACGGATATGTATCAAAAGTTTCACTATAGGCGATCTCGTCAAGTGAGGCTCCAACCTCGACCTCAGTTACAGTTATCTACTATAAACGAAGAGTCAGCTCCACAGATAAAGGCTGCCACATGGGAAGCTGATCCACCACCAGTTGCTGCTCCTCCTACTCCAGTAAACGATATATATAAACGGCTGGTTCGCCCAATAGTTATGTCACATTTAGGAGCCAGATCTCACCAGTCCAAGGAATCCAAGCCTACGTCTCTTGACAGCCAAGAGTTCAAAAGGAGATTTTCGCAGAGAAAGGACGGCTCtgtaaaaagcaaaacaaaatctGTCGCTGCTAATCTTGTCGCTTATCCGCAACCATCAGAAGCTAGTCTAGTCTGTGATTGGTGCTTTTCACCTCTCTCTGAGGACGAGTTCAAAGGGGACAAATGGAA GAAGCATTTAAATGAGGACTTTAAGCCTTTCCTCTGTCTCTCAGAGAAGTGTAGTGAGCCCTTAAAACGATTCGCAACTTCCAGAGCCTGGTTTAGCCACATGCTCGAAACTCATGGTCAGAACTGGCACCGAGAAGTACATTTGCCGGCTTGGTGGAGTTGTCCATTATGCAACAACCAGGAGACAACATACCCAAAATCACAAGACCTCTCAGAACACATATCAAGACTGCACTCGGACGTTTTTACAGAGCAACAGATCCAGATCATCGTGCACCAGAGCAGACTTCGAGCTCCCCGTCCACAAGATACTTGTCCCCTTTGTTGCCTTTCTATGAACGATGAGCAAAATACCGATCGAGATAGTCAACCCTCAAAAGAAACACTATTAAAGGTTCCAAATAAAGGCGAGCAGCTCACAGAAAGTTCAAAGCGCATAAAGACAGAGACTGGCTCCGTACAACTTGATCAGCACAGTGACACCGACACTGGGTCATCAGAGCAAGAAACACCAAATCCTCAAATACCAGTCTCCCAAAGCCAAGGCCAATTAAATATTGAAACAATTGCAAGGCATGTGGCTGCGCATCTTCAAGGCATaatgctcttctctcttcgcATCATTTCTCTGGATGCTGTCGTAGATAAGTCAACGGACGATAAGGTTTTGGCTGGTAACACCGACAATGATTTGTCCCGCCTTGGTTCAAAGCAAcaactctctcttcctgaGACTCAAGGGATACTTGAAAGTATCAATGATCTGCTGGTAGAAACTGAAGTCATGGATGTTGACAATTCTTTGGTGGAAGATACCATTCCGGACTGTGAGCTGGACATGAATTGGCAAGATTTCATTCCTAATAGTGAGCCTCCTCCGGAAGCCGACGCATTTTTGCAACAAGTGATAGATTCTGGGGCATTTCAAGCCAAGAATCAGTCTTTAGCTCTTGAAACTATCGCCAACAATGCATCTGATAAACAACCAATAATAG CACGACCTCGCACACCACCAGCGACGATCATAATATTTCCTTTCCGCCACGATCCAGATTTTACTGGCCACgacattcttcttcatgatcTCGTCCATGCATGCTCTTCGCCTCCCGCTCGTTTAGCCCTCGTTGGCATaggtggcattggcaaaaCTCAATTAGCTATTGAACTAGCTTATCGTTTGGTCGCATCAGCAAAAATGTCTGTATTCTGGGTCAACGCCGAAAGTCAGTCGAGCATCAACGAAAGTTTCAGAACAATTGCATCCAATCTCAGCTCGTGGAGACCAGAGAGTACGGCAGCTTCGATACAAATTTCGCACCGTTGGCTCTCCGAAGAACGAAATGGTCGATGGATATTATTCCTGGATGGTGCCAACGATCATAGCATTTTCCAGGACGAACTCTACCTACCTAAGAGCCGAAATGGGACAATCGTCGTCACAACCCGCCGCAGAGATGTGGCTTATGGACTAACTGGAAACCAGCAAGACGTGATTGAGATTGGACCTATATCAGTATCTAATGCCGTCTCTCTTCTAGAAACGAAACTGAGACGGACAATGAAAGAACCAGTTCCAAGGATTGACGCAGCAAGTGGTCTCGTGAAATCACTTTCCATGATTCCGCTAGCAATTTGTCGAGTGGCCAAATATGTACAATATGCATCAGCAGAGCCGTTGAATGTACAAAATGTACCAGCAGGGCGGCTCACCGATGATGAGTATCCTGTTTCGATTACTCGATACCTCAATGACGAGGGTAATCCATTGGGTTACCAATTAGTCAAAGCTTCCCACGATGATTTACGCCCAAGGCGTAACCAGATCGACCATACCAAGTTCATCTCAAGAAACATCTTGGCTAAGCCATTcaccaaatcatcaaatcTTGGTGATTCATCGCCTTCGACAGTTGATTtagacgaggaagatgttCCTGATGATCCTTTTATGTATGAGGGTGATAGAGACGACCGCATCGTTGATCATGGAGGTTGGGAAAGAGTCGATCACCATGGAGATTGGGCAAAAGTTTCTTCTGATGAAGATATGCCGGAGTTATCGGAAGAACAGCGGACGGCAAGGGAAACGgcagaggagaaagaagagagaaaggca GCGCTACTCAATACTGAGAAGCAACTTATACAATTAAGAGACAGCGAAGAGGcaaaaattaaattattagAGTTGGAATATCTCAGCCCCGATCGAAGCGGACAGATTCACAAAAGTCTTTTTAAGACTTTCAAGTTATCACTTGATGCTATTCGCTCACAAAGCTCATCTGCGACTGATCTCTTATCGCTCATGAGCTTTTTTGATCGCCGAGGCATTCCAAAATGGTTACTGAGACCCTTTGTAGGAGATCACAGCGTTCAATTGACGGAT GACTTGGAGATATTACTGAATCACTGCCTCATCACAGCGAATGGGACGAAGCAAGTGTTCGAGATGCACGGGCTTATCCAGCTCtcagtgaagaagaatctGGACGCGTCTCAATTACAAATATTTGAGCAGCAATTTATTAGGAGGCTAGCAATGGCATTTCCGAGAAGCATCTACTCCAGCTGGGCAACCTGCGAAGAGCTCTTTGCCCATGTCCAAGCGGCAGCCAACTATCAACCAGTCCATCGTTTGCTGGAAGATTTTGCAAATCTTCTACACAACGGAGGCCGATTTGCGCGGCTACAAGGCAGATACGAGATTGCGATGCAATTGGCCGAACAAGCATTAATAGCGCGACAAAAGGCAGACAAGGATGATACGAAAACTTTGACACTAATTGCGTTGATACTCATGGACCAAGGACAATATGACAGGGCCGAGGAATTGTTCAACCAAGCAGTTGATGCATccggaaaaagaagcagtAGCATTCTCCATCGAACGGAGATGATCCTGGATAATAACCTAGCGTTGGTATACAAAGCCAAGGGCCGGTGGAAGAAGGCAATGGACACCCAAGTCAGGGTAGTACCCTATCGAGAACGAATTTTAGGGCCAGATCATCCAAGAACTTTAACAAGTAAATCAAACCTGGCATCAATTTACAGAGCCCAAGGCCGTTATACGGACGCAGAGACTACACAGAAAGAAGTGGTTGACAGCTACAGAAACAAATTCGGTCCTGATCATCACCTAACTCTGACCAGCTTGAATAACTTGGGGTCGATATACCGGCTCCAGGGAAAATTAGGGGAAGCCGAGACTCTTCAAGCACAAGCCCTCGTCTCCCTCAGGATGAAGCTCGGGGGAGAACATCCCGATACACTCACATGCATGAACAGCTTAGCATCAACATACAGGCTCCAAGGCCGCCTTTACGAGGCCCAATCTCTGCAAGAAGAggcattggagatgcgaGGGAATATATTGGGGCCAGACCATCCTTATACGCTCGCCAGCATGAACAACCTCGCCTTGATATACTGCGCTCAAGGCAAACATCAAGTCGCTGCCAAGCTACAGTCGGAAGTGGTGGAGATTTGCAAGACGAAGCTCGGGCCAGAGCATCCTCATACTCTGACGAGCTTGAACAATATTGCTCTCATTTGGAAAAGCCAAGGTCGAGATGCGGATGGCAGGTGGAAGATGGACGAGTGTGCCGAAGCTCGGTTGCGAGTTCTTGGCCAAAACCACCCTTATACCATTTCTTCTAGGGAAGCGGCAGAAAGCTGGTGGTCGTCCTCTCGACATGCAAAATTCCCTGACATCTCGTAG